The DNA sequence CCCTCGTTCCGTTCAGGGCAGCGGCCTTTGCATCATTTCAGCATCGGGTGGGTATCTGTTTCCGCAATATCGATGACTTGGCTTCGAAACTCGGGCCGATTGCGGGAAAGTCTATGCCGGAAACATTTGCGTCGATAATGTCGATAAAGATGCCTGGGAGGGCTGGTGACTAGTCGGAAAGATCGGTTCGGCAAGACGGCGGTGCGCATGGCGCTCGGCCTGGCGGCGACGGTCACCGTGCTCTTGTCGGTGCAGACCGCTGCGGCGACGCCCGACGGCGATGCCCACGACGCCATCACGGCGGCATGGCAGGCGGCCGGCGGCGACGGGTCGCCGCTGGGTGCACCCAAGGGGGACGTGCACCCGGCCGGTGTCGGATTCGCCCAGGACTTCGCGGGCGGCACCATCTTCTTCACCCCGGAGACCGGCGCCAAGGCGCTTTACGGGGCGATCCTGGACAAGTACGAGGCATTGGGCGGTGCGGCCGACAACGACCTCGGCTTCCCCAGCAGCGACGAGGTGCCCGGGCTGGTTCCCGACAGCCGGGTGGCCATCCTGTCCGGACCCGACAACCCGGTGATCTTCTGGACGCCCGAGCACGGCGCTCACGTGGTGCGCGGACCCATCAATGCCGGCTGGGACAAGCTGGGCAGCTCCACCGGAGCGCTCGGGGTCCCGGTCGAGGACGAGAGCTACGACGGTGCTGTCGTCACCCAGAAGTTCAGCGCCGGGACGCTGTCCTTTGACAGTGCGACCAGGACGTTCACCACGGTTCCGCCGGAGCTGGCGGCGCAGCTGGCTGATGTGCAGGCCCAGGTCGACCCGACCGCGGCCATCGATCAGGCCTGGCGCAGCGCTGGCGGGCCCGCCGGCGCACTTGGGGCCAAGCAGGGCGACCAGTACGCGATAGGCGACAACGGCGGCGTGGGTCAGGACTTCGCCCACGGCAAGGTCTATTTCAGCCCGGTCACCGGAGCTAACGCGGTCCTAGGCGACGTGCTGGCCAAGTACGAGTCGCTGGGCGGCCCGGCCGGCAGCGACCTCGGCTTCCCGATCACGGGCACGGCTGACGGAGCGATCCCGGGCAGCAAGTTCAATTCGTTCGCCGCCGACGACGAGCCGGTGATCTTCTTCAGCCCCGACAACGGCGCCTTCGTGGTGCGAGGGGCGATGAAGTCGGCCTGGGACAAGCTCGACGGAGCTTCCGGAAAGCTGGGCGCCCCGGTGGGTGACCAGACCGTCGAAGGCGACGTGGTGTCGCAGAAGTTCACCGGCGGATCGATCGCCTGGAATCAGGCGAACAACACGTACAGCACCGAACCGGCGGAGCTGGCACAAGGCCTGTCGGGCCTGCAGATTCCCGGCACGAACCTGCCCGACGGCAGCAAGTCGACCTCGACCGGCGTGGCCAAGGAGACGCACTGGAACTGGATGTGGGTGCTGATCCCGGTGGTGGTGCTGGCAGTGCTGGGCGCCCTGGCCGGGGCCGCGATGTGGTGGCAGCGGCGTCGGCCGGCCGCTGTGCTGCCGGGTTCACCGGTTGCAGTGCCGGCCCCGGTCGCCGACGACTACGACGACGATGACGAGCAGTGGGCCCACCACGACCGGCGCGAAGACCACCGCGAAGATCACCGCGAGAACGAGGGCACCGTCCGGCTGCCGAGTCGCTACGGCGCCTCCGCATCGCCGTACGCGTCCGAGCCTGAACTGCCCGTCTCATCGATTCCGGATGCGCCGTGGCTGCACTACGGCGAGCACGAGAGCGAGGCGGAGGTCGACGACGATGACGACACCGACACCGCCCCCACCCGGGTGGTGACCGAAGAAGACTTCGGCACCGGTCGGCATGCCGTGGGGCACGGCGGTACCGGGGCGGACCCACGCGGGTTCGGCGCTGTCGCCGAACCCCGCAGGTTCGGCGGTGGCACGGACACTCGCACCTTCGGAGGTGGTGGCGAACCGCGCAACTTCGGCATCGACGAATCGGTGCACCCGGTGATGCACCTGCCGCTGGACGACCCATACCAGCAGCCGAACGGCTACCCGATCAAGGCGAACATCGGCTCGGGGCTCTACTACACCCCGCAGAACGCCCTATATGACGACACCCTCGCCGAGATCTGGTTCGCCACCGAGGATGCGGCGCGGCTCAACGGCTTCACCAGGGCCGGCTGATCACCGCGGCGGCAGCGGCAGGTCGCGTTCGCGTTGCGGGCGCGGGCCGAAGAGGCGCCGCTGCGCCGCGGTAATCGGGACCTGGTAGCACCACAGCTCTTTGCGTAGTGCGTAGTGCGTAGTCGCGTTCGGCGGCCCACTTGCGTCGCAGAAATGCTTCGATCTCCGCGTGCCCGGTGAGGAATTCGCCCCGGTTGCGCCACGCCGAGTCCTCGGTGTAGGCCAGCACCACACGTGCGGGATCTCGGGTATTCCAGGCGTCCTCCGCGGCTGACACCTTGTGTCGCGCCGACTCCGCATCGAACGGTGGGCACGGCGCGAACATGATCAGACCTTGCGGATGACGGTCACGACCTTGCCCAGCACCACCGCATCGTTGCCGGGTATGGGATCGAAAATGGGGTTGTGCGGCATCAGCCAGACCTGACCGCCGGTGCGTTTGAACGTCTTGACGGTCGCCTCGCCATCGATCATTGCGGCCACGATGTCGCCGTTGTCGGCGACGTTCTGCTGGCGCACCACAACCCAGTCGCCGTCGCAGATCGCGGCGTCCACCATCGATTCGCCGACCACCTTGAGCAAGAACAGTTCACCGTCACCGACCAGCTCGCGGGGGAGCGGGAAGACATCCTCGACGGCTTCCTCGGCCAGGATCGGCCCGCCGGCCGCGATCCGGCCCAGAACCGGAATGAAAGCGGGCTCGGGCAGCGCATCCGAACCGGCGAACTCGGTGCGCTGCACGGCCTCGACGGCGCCGGCCATGTCGTCCTGGCCACGGACGTCGACCGCGCGGGGACGGTTGGGGTCACGGCGCAGATAGCCCTTGCGTTCGAGCGTGCGCAGCTGGTGAGCAACCGAGGAGGTCGAGGTCAGTCCGACGGCGTCGCCGATCTCGCGGATGCTCGGCGGGTAACCCCGCTCGTTCACCGAAGCGCGGATGACGTTCAGGATCGTGCGCTGCCGGGCGGTCAGCGCTGAGTCCGGACCCGCTGGGTTACTGCTGCTGTCACTCATGGGGGCAAATCTAGTCGCATAGCTGCGGTTAATCAAACATGTGTTCGAGGTGTGTCGCGCGGGCGTTCGAAAGTGTCGACGACTTGTCGGACCCGTTCGCTAATATTTTCGACAACATTTCGATCACATGTTCGGATGTCGAACGTACGATCGATTAGTATTCGAACAGTCGAGCGAACAGGGTCGCCGGCGCCGAGTGAGGGAGAACCGCACATGATGCTCATCGACACGATCGCCCCGACGTTCGCGCCGGCCCGCGCCGAGCGGGGCCAGGTGCATCGCGGTCCGCGGACCTCGGGTCGCGCCTACCCGATCCGCACTCAGCCGGCACGGCTGGTCCGGCAGCGGCCGGGCGGGGCCGCGCTACGGCACCGTGGTTCCGGGGTACTGATGTCCCGTGCGCCGCACCGGCCGCAGACCGTCAAGGCCATCACCCCGGCGACCACCGTCGTGCTGGCTCTGGTCGCCGCCGGGATCACTGTGTGGCTCGGGCTGATCGCCCAGTTCGGCGCGGCAGCAGCCGGCAGTACCTCCGCGGTGCCAGACCAGCTCGGCGTGGTGCGTGTCCAGAGTGGGGAGAGCCTGGCGCACCTGGCGGCCCGCGTCGCACCGGACGCGCCGGCCGGACAGGTCATCGAGCGCATTCGCGAG is a window from the Mycobacterium sp. SVM_VP21 genome containing:
- the lexA gene encoding transcriptional repressor LexA, which translates into the protein MSDSSSNPAGPDSALTARQRTILNVIRASVNERGYPPSIREIGDAVGLTSTSSVAHQLRTLERKGYLRRDPNRPRAVDVRGQDDMAGAVEAVQRTEFAGSDALPEPAFIPVLGRIAAGGPILAEEAVEDVFPLPRELVGDGELFLLKVVGESMVDAAICDGDWVVVRQQNVADNGDIVAAMIDGEATVKTFKRTGGQVWLMPHNPIFDPIPGNDAVVLGKVVTVIRKV
- a CDS encoding LysM peptidoglycan-binding domain-containing protein, with amino-acid sequence MMLIDTIAPTFAPARAERGQVHRGPRTSGRAYPIRTQPARLVRQRPGGAALRHRGSGVLMSRAPHRPQTVKAITPATTVVLALVAAGITVWLGLIAQFGAAAAGSTSAVPDQLGVVRVQSGESLAHLAARVAPDAPAGQVIERIRELNSLESVALVAGQTLIAPLG